The genome window CAAATCCCGCGCTTTGCCCTGATTGGCAAGGGCCACATTGACCGCCCGCAAATTGATTAAATTGGAGTCTTTCTGCGCCGTCATCCGTTCATGCGCGGTCGCAAATCCTCCGTCGTTTCCAAACACGCCGGCGGCCGTCGGATCGGGCAGTTCCCCGCGGGCTATTTTGGCATGTTCATTCCAAGACAAAAGCGCCTTTAAAAAAGACATCTCCTGCGTTTCTTCCGGGGTGTATCCCATGGCCCAAGCCAAATTGCGCAGAAACGGAATTTTGCTAACGGGTACCAACCCCGTCAGCAAAAGAAGAAAAAAGAACAAAATAAACACCGCCCACGCTTTTTTAGAGCGGGCAAGACGTTTTAGCTCCCCCCACAAAACCGCCAAGGAGCTTTGTTTGACAGTGTTTTCCGTCTGTGTTTGTTTATTTTGTTCTTTCATCTTTTGATACGTACGGAAGGAACGCCTTTCAGCGTTCCTTCCGTTAGATTTTCATTAAGCCTGTTGGTTAGAATCCGCATTTGCTTTGGCATCACTTTCCATGCCTTTCTGAACCAAAGCAGAACCGCCTTGTGTTAATCCCATCATACCAACTGTTTTGACGGCTCCCATTGCTTTTGCCATAAATTTAGCATTAGCCGCAGCAGAGCCAGTTTCTTTGACAGCTGAAATTCCAGCATAAAGCAAGGCAACAATAGCTCCCATGGATAATCCATATCCCATTAGTGGCATAAACCATCCCTTATAGTGCCGTTGATAATCTGCCGCAAAGCCGAACACCACTGCCGCATAAGCCATTGCAATGCCCAAGACAATCCAGCCATAAGCCATCATGGAAATTCCCAAGAAGCCCGCTTTTTTCCCTTGTGCAATCAAGTGATATCCAAGCGGAATAGCAACAACCGTAACGGCCACCAATGCCAGTGCCATCCACATCAAACGTTTACGAGCTTTATCCTGTTTTTCCGCTTCTTCATCCACTGTGGGTATATAGTCACCGATGCCCTTCAGTTTTTGCTGCGTAGGGTTTTCAAAATCAGCCGAACCGCCAGATTCTGAAGCATTGGGAAGATCATCTATCTGCATACCGCCCGAGTTTTTATAACTGGCAAACCACGCCCGGGAGGCTTCGTTTGCCGCACGGTTGCGGTTGGAAGCCACATCGGCAGAACGTTTGCTAATATCTTTCAGTTCATTTTTTTCCTTAAACGATCTGCGCGATCTGGAAACGGAAGAATCTCTTCCGCCCGCCGTAAAAGAGCTGGAACGGCGCGCATTGGTCAAAGAGGAAACCGCATTGCTGCCGCTGGGCATTGCACCGGAAAATTGATACCCTTCCGAAGGCCCGCCCGCTCCTCTCCCGCCGGATGCCACACCAGAAGAGCTTCTCGCCGCAGAAGACCCGGAACCGGAAGAAGAAGCCACCGGGCCGGAGGTAGCATTAAAAGCGTTTCCAGACGCCCGAGCCATAGAGGCAGACGCCAAGGTAGGCCCGGCACCCTCTCCCGAACCGGCTCCCATAGCGGCGGCCGCAACGGCCCCCGCCGGCACCTGGGAGGAAGAACCCGCCGGCGCATTCCGCACGGAAGAGCCCACTTCCATCGCTTTATTGGCGCCCATGCCTAAGCCGTCAGTCGCTGAGGTTTCCGCCGCAGGCCCGAACGATACATTTTTAATGTTGTCTACCGCATCTAACCCAAAGTTATCCGCCGAACCGGAACCGGCTTCTATAGCGGCACGTTCTTCCGCGGTAGCCACTTGGTTTAACGAATCTTTGATGTTAATAGAGGTAAGCAGCCCGTTCTTTTGGCGGCGCAGGCCTTCCTGCGCGGAAGAACTGCTAATGGCCGACACCGAACGCAGGGCACGTTCTTTGTTGGCGACTGTATTATCCGCCTCATAGGCGCCGTAAACGGCTAAGACACCCACCCCGGCAATAGCCGTCAGCTGGGGGATACCCATCACCAGTTTACCGGATATGCTTTTTAAAAATTTAAACACATTCATATGCATTTCTCCCTACTGTTTCAATGCGTCCACCGCGTTTTGCACGCCCGATTGCACCGCCTGCTGTTCCATAGAAGCCCGCTGATAAATAGCCCGCCGGCGCAATAATTCTTCCTCTCGTTGCTGTTTCTGTTTCAGTTCGGCAATTTGCCGTTCCGTTTCTTTTACTTGGGAATAAAAGTAAAAAATACCAATTACCCAAACGAGCAAAACGATTAACACCACCGCCCGCGCAATAAAAATCATTTTTCGCGAAACCTGAATAGGATGAGTAGATCTTTTTTTATTCTCATTCATAAAAACTCCTATTTGTTCTGCTCATCATTTTGCCCATTCATATCCAAGTCCGGGTTTTCCGAATCCAAGGTTGCATCCTTCGTTCCCGAGTTTACCCACCAGGCACCCAACGCACCCAGACCGGCTGCACCACCGCCCAACAATAACTGGGCCCAAGTTGCCCACTTGACGGCAAATCCGACTCCGGGAATAAACGCGGCGCCAATGCCGGCCGTTAATATTGATCCAATGGTTATACCCCATGTGGATAAGGAAGAACCACTGTATTCTTTGGCGTATTTGGCACTGGTTATTAACAAAGAAAGCACCGGAATTAAGGCAACCGCCGCAATAGCGGCCGCAAAAATCCATCCAGCACCAAATATCCATCCTGCGGAAGCAATGGCCGCCGGAATGGCCACCATGGCCGCCAGCGCCGTGGGAATGGCGATCCACATCCACATACGGATATTATCTCTGGCTTTTTTGCGCTCCAAGGCTTTCTGCTCTAATGGGGTGGTTGCATACGTCTGAATCCCTCTTAATTGAGCTTCCGTAGCATCATTAAAATCTTTGGATCCCTGCCCCTGCCCGGTGGTTACGCTTTCGCCGCTAATGATGCTCATCCCGCCGGAAACTTTGGTACCGTCCAACCACGCCCGGGAGGCTTCGTTTGCCGCACGGTTGCGGTTAGCCGCGGCATCGGCAGAGCGTTTGCGGATAAAAGCCAAGTCCGATTTTTCTCTGGAAGAGCGGCCATCCAAAGCTTTTAAATTTTTATCAGACGCCAGCATTTCATCTTCCCCAAAGCTGGCACGGGCGCGTAAGCGGGCATTTTCCTGTGCAGACGCCACTTGCGATTGAAAATTTTTCATAATTTGCTCAGGCGTCTGGTTCTGTCCGGCGGCACCAGCCCCTTTGCCGCCATTTTTGGTGCTGTCCTGCACGACAAAAGAGGAATTAAACGAGTTACCACCACCACCGCTGCCGCCTTTCGTCGCCGCGGAAGAGCCCCAATCGCGGCTGGCGCTGGCCAACGTTCCGGCCGGGGCCGCTCCTTGCGCTTGTCCGCCCGCGGCGGCCGCTTGCTGGGCCTGTGCTTGGGCTTGGGCTTGCGCAATGGCATCCGACACGCCGGAGAGCGATTGTTTGGCAAAAGCCATCGGATTATTTTTTAATTCTTCTTCATTCGCGCGGTTTGCTCCCATACCTAACCCTTCCGTACCGCCCATTTGATACGCTTGCGGATTCGAAGGAGCCAAGGCCTCGTCCGAAACAGAGTCCTCATATTCTTCGGCCCGTTTTTGGGCAAGAGCAAATTTTTCCGTCATCTCAATGGCTTTGGAGGGCGTCGCCAAAAAGGAGGACTGCACCTCTCCATTGGCTCCATACGAGCCGCCGGAGGCGCCGGCCACGTAAACCACTTCACCCGGGTTGTACTGCCCGCCCAGATTGAAAGCCGTGTTATCCGAAGGAGTATCCAAGTATTGCCACGCAGCAATACCCGCCACCCCTACCACGGCTGAAAGGCCCACTGCCTGCGCAGCGGAAAGGGCAATTTTGCCGCTTTTTCCCAGCCATTTAAAGATATTCATAAATTCCTCCCGATCTCTCACAAAACTAATTGCGTTTTAACAAAACTTCTTTAACATCCGTCTCCACTGGCAACTCATTGACATATGTTTCATACTGTGTACGTGTAGTAAAATCACTTGGAGATTTAAATTTTATATCTTGTTTCCCGCCAGTAGTCCCAGTTGAAAAATTACTTGTATCAATTTTAGTTCTCCCTGTATGCGCGGTAAACTCAGCATCATATACTTCGTGCCATCCTTTGTTGTAAAAGGTATCAGCCAGGGATCCGTCACGGTTAGCTTTCAGATCAGATGTAAATTCCTTTCTGATTTGATCTTCCCATTTTTTATCCTGTTTTTTAAGAGCTGCTATTCTCTCTTTTTCCAGCAACTCAGCTTGATTGGCATCGACATTGCCCTTGCTGCTGCTTTTTGTTTTCCCGATTTCTACAGTTTCAGATTCCGTACTGGGCCGTTCCGACGGACGTGTAAATTTTTCGCTTGCAGAGGTATCCGATCCCGCTAAGCCTTTTTTATAATTTGCATAATCATCGCGCAAGGGCCCCTTCACATTCGCCATGTCCGCTTCGGTTTTTCCTGTTAGTTTTAAATAAACATCTTTTTGATCAGCTGACAATTCCGACCAATCCTTGGATAAGATATCTTCCGCCACCTGATTATTATATCGTCTTCCAGCAGAATGACCGCTCATCACCCCACCTAAGGCGTCAATTCCTTTTCCCAGCAAATTGCCCATCGTTTGCATACCCAAATTAATCATTCCGCTCCACAACTGTTCCAACAGGCGGTCAGCCATATCTTGTGTTAATTCGTCTTTTTCCTCTTTGCCTTGCTGTGCCGCATCGGAAAGGGCATCGTCCAAATTACTTAAATCGGCCGAAGAAACCGGCGCATTTGTATCCAACGCAAGACCGCCGCTTTTGCTTAAATCCACACCGTTTTCCGTAAAAGCTTCACTGCCTTGCACGTGGCCGCCCATCAACGCTCTTTTGGCGTTGGCGCCTTTGGAATCGCGCAATCCGGCAGCCGCCCGGCTGGTTTGCGCAAACTGCGACAAAGCCCGGCGGGCATCTTGGTTTTTTAATTGTTGAAAAGGCGCTTCGGTTCCTTTTTCCTGGCTCTTATACGGAGAGAAGTCCCCCCGCGGGGCACCCCAAGAAGTGTTAACGCCGCTCCCGCTGGCGTGGCTGACGCTGGCATTATCCAACTGTCCGATTTGGGTCGGCCCGGAGGAAGCCCCCCCGCCGCTATACCCGCCGCCGGAACCGCCATATCCGCCGGGAACGTAATCCGCCGAGTCCATGCCGCTGGCGGAAACGTCCTCCTCCGCCGCCGCTTCTTCTGCGGCCGCGGCATCTTCTTCTTGGCGGGCTTCTTTTTCGGCAGCCGAATACAGCATCGTAGAATTGTTGCCTTGCATATCCGGATATTTGGAAGCCAGCAGATATTCTTCCGCCTCGTCATTTAAAAAGGGCATCTGGGCCAAATCGTACCCGCGGGTGTTAAATCCGTCGAAAGACGATTCATCTGCATCTCCCATAAAAGAAGCCAGCGTAAGCAATGCGACAAAACAAACGACGATAATGGCCCCCCACGTATACGCCTGCTTACGGTCCATTTTATTAATCTTTTGGAATACATTTCCCGGTTTTAGTTTTAATTTAAACATAAAAACCTCTTAAATATATAATAAAAACTACTCTTGTTGACCCGTACCCGCCGGATACGCTCAAACACAGAGTTACACATTCTCCTGCTAATAATTAGTATAGGCAGAAAATAGCCTATTGTCAAGGCTAAAAAGCCGCTAGCGTCCTTCCGGCCGCTGATACGGGGCAGGGCGTTCATTATGCCCCACATACTTAATAATTTCTACCTGTCCGCCCGTTTCACACAAGAAAGCATAGCCTTTAAGGCATTTGCCATCCCGGTCGCAGACTTGGTCTTTGTTATAATTGCACAGGAAACGAATCCGGGGCGGACGGGTGTGCGCCGTCAGGACGACCTTCGTCCACGTGCCGGACGTTTCAATATCCATTTTTAATTCACTTAAACTCAGAAATTTGCGCATTCCCGGGTTATCAAAACCCAAATAATTTTCCACCTTTTTCTGGATATCTTTTTTTAAAAAGCGTCTGTCCCATGTATTGGCATAATAGTCGGTTTCGTGCGACTGCAGCTGAAACCGGCGCGCCGCATAAAACCCCGCAATTTCCATTTTCTGGCTTAAAATCAGCAGTCCGAAAATTTTAATGATGAACAAAATAAAAATGACAAACAACGGGAACAGCAACACCACTTCCGTGGTGGCCTGCCCTTTTTTAGAACGGAAAGAAAAAAGACGTTTCATCATCACGGATCCAATGTTACCGTATATTTCGGCAACGGGTCTGGCCACACGCAGTTGTTGCTGTTGCGCGGGCAGGACAACACCACCGTGTTGCGCACATACGGCTTATATTTTTGTTCCAGATTAATGTTAAAATGGTTCCGCGGCAGTTTAAAAGGCTGTTTAAGCACCACCCCGCGCCCTAAGGTGCGTAACTTGCTGCGCGAACTGGAATCCAAATAAGCAAATTGGAACAGCTTGGTTTTAATAATTTCGGACATCGGCAAATCCAAGTTAATGGCACCGCCGTGTTCCCCGCTTAAACCGGAGTCTGATGCATAAAAACGCACTTTATCGAGTTCAAACGGCTTGGTAGAAAGCGTGATATACCGGCGCAGCTGCGAAGCGCTTTGCCGGGCGCAGTCTGACTTTTTGCAGTCGTTCGTATTCAAATAATACGCTTCGCGGAACATGACCGCATTTTTGCTGACTTCTTTATACACATAAGACTGCGACTCGTAAATAGACCCTACCTGCACGTATGTTTCCAGATAGTTCTGAATGACAACCGTGGCGTAACGAAGCGCCGGGAAATAATAATCGTTGACCAAAGAACGGCTGACTACCGGCACCCACGTATTGGAATCCGGTTCCCGGGGATCTTCGCGTTCCCAATCCGTACGCGGAAAATCCTGAATAGCCGGATCATAGCGCACTCCCCAGTCATCCTTTTCAGCAGGTGGCGGATTATTGATGCCGGTGTCATAGTTGGGAGCAATGGTAGGCACGCCGCCGCCGTGATAGAAAAGCTCAAAAATGCTAATCGGCTGCTTGCCGGCTTGCGCCGCCGTCTCCTTAGGATTCAACTTTTGGTCTTTGTAATAAAGCATGACGCGGTAGGGAAGCGGCCCGTTGACCATTGCCACGGCGTTTAAATACGTGCTGGCCGAAGATACTTGGGAGTAAGCCGCATTATCCAGGGCAAACTGCTGGCGCACTTTGGTCATCGAAACTTTGGCCGTTTCAAACAACAAATAAATGACCAATATAAAAATAGGCGCCAAAAGCACCGAAGGCAGCAAAATTTGCGCCTTTCGGTCTTGCAGTTTCCATACGGCATGGCGGATAAAATGCATAATCAGCTCGTGAGCAGTTGCCCGATAAACGTAAAGAAAAAACGCACAATGTGTGTATGAAACGCCGTTAAAAAGGCTGCCAAAATCACCACAATGGTGGCAAGCATCAGCACATACTCCACCGTTGCCTGCCCCTCTTGTTTAGAGAGCCATTTGCCGGACAGCCTTTTTAAACGCATAAATTACTCTCCGTCGTTGTCGTCGGGAACGATGGTGCCTTCCGACGAGATCAGCCCCTTTTCAATCGCTTTTACCACCGCTTCCGTGCGGCTGCTGACGCCCAACTTATGAAAAGCGCTGTTCAAATGGTTTTTGATGGTTTTGACGCTGCAATTGAGTTCTTTGGCCAATTCCTTATTGCTAAGGCCTTTGCCCAAATAATCCATCACTTTAATTTCCGTTTTGGTAAGCGTAGCCTGAGAAGGCATGCCGTTATTTCCCATTTTGCGAAGGCCATGCAGCAGTTTCCCCATCAGCTGCTGCGGAATCATCAACCCTTCGCTGGTAAACGTTTTAATGGAATTTACCAACTCGGCCGCCGGCAACATTTTGGATAAGTACCCATTGGCCCCCGCCTGGATAGCGTCCAGCACATGTGCTTCGTCTTCAAAGCTGGAAAGCATCAGCACATTTACTTCCGGGCAGGCCTGGCGGATTTGGCGCGTGGCGTTAATGCCGTCCATTTTCGGCAGTTTGATATCCATCAGCACCACATCCGGTTTAAGTTTTTTGGCTTTGGCAACGGCTTCCAAACCGTCGGCCGCCTCACCCACCACTTCAATCCATTTTTCGCCGGTCAGGACGTCTTTAATCCCTTCCCGGAACAGCGTTTGGTCATCGGCAATCAGTACGGTTACTTTTTTCTTCTTATTCATTGGCATACTCCCTAAACGTTGTAAAAATTTTAAGAATTCGTGATAGGCAGCGTAAAGTTAAACGTCGCCCCTTTTCCCAACCCTTCACTGTGCGCCCAAATACGGCCGCCGTGATTTACGACAATATCTTTGGCGATGGAAAGCCCCAGCCCCAAGCGGCCCACACGGCTTTTATCGCCCAGCTGGGTAAAGCTGGTAAACAAATTGGGGGCCTGTTCCGGGTCAATGCCGTCGCCAGAGTCCGTTACCGACACTTTAGCATTTTTTTCATCTATTTTGCTAACGACAATTTCAATCGTTCCGTTATCCGGCGTATGGCGCACCGCGTTTTCCAGAATGTTGGAAATCACTTGGCGGATGCGCTTTTCGTCCGCAAATACCGGCACGGCGCCGCAGCTTTCAAACGTAACGCGGATGTTGCGCTTGGCCCCTTTGGCACGGAAAATTTCCACCGTTTTCTTTAAGCTTTCCGTCAGTTCAAAGCGGGTCTTTTCAATGCGAAGTTTTCCTTTTTCAATGGCCGCCCAGTCCACCAGGTCTTTAATCAAATGCTCAATTTGGCTGATGGACTCGTCCATAAACATCATTTTCTTTTTCTGGTCTTCATCCGGGTTCATCTTTTTCTTGAGCATATCAAAGCTCATTTTAAGCGTCATCAGCGAGTTGGACAAGTCGTGCGACACAATGGAGAAGAATTTAGACTTCATGTTATTTAACCGGTCTAAATCCTCGTTGCGGGTTTTGAGCTGGGCCAATAATTCTTTGTTGCTTTGTTCCAGGAAATACTTATCCAGCGCCCGGTTAATCGTGCGTTTTAAATAGTCAAAATCCACCGGTTTCATCAGGAAATCATACACGGATTCCTGCATGGCTTCCATAATGGCATTTAACGAAGCATACGCCGTGATCATAATGATCTGGGAGTCTTGGTTAAAAGAGCGGATTTTGCGGATTAAATCCAACCCCGTTTCGCCGGGCAGGTTATAGTCCATCAAAATCACGTTAAAAAACTCGTTGGCGCAAATTTCCAAACACTCCGCCGCGTCGCCCGCCTGATAGACTTTGTATCCTTCAATTTCCAGCAAATCTACCAGCGTTTCCCGCAGGTTGTTATCGTCGTCTACTACTAAGATTTTAACTTGCTTCTCCATAATTGGTGTCTCCGGGTTTTCTGTATATTTTTAGGTAAATCTGAAAACAAGTTCCTTTGCCGGGAACGCTGTGGATAAACAATTTGCCTTTGTGTCGGCTGATGGCTTTACCCACGACCGCCAATCCAAGCCCCGTTCCGCGGGCTTTGGTGGTAAAGAACGGCGCAAACATTTTGTGCCGCACTTCTTCCGTAATGCCGGTTCCTTGGTCGGCAATATAGATGCACACCAACCGCCGGCCGATTTTGGTGCCCACGGTCAGCGTGCCGCCATTGGGCATGGCTTCTATGGCGTTGGAAACCACGTTGCGGATGGCCTGTTTGATTTCTTCGGCATCCACCTTAATCCGTACGCTTTCCGGGTCTAATTCGTCTTTCAGGGTAATCCCCGGAATAAACGGATACGAAAGCAATAATTCCCGCAGATAGCTGTTTAAATCCACCGTCGTCAACATCAGCTCGCGGGTGCGGGCATAGCCCAATACTTCGCTGATAATGCTGTTGGCCTGTTTGATTTCGGAATCAATAATACCAAATTGTTTCGTCAGCTTGGGATCCGGCGACGCCACCAGCATTTTAATCAGGCGGGTGGCATTGCTGATGACGGCCAGCGGGTTTCTGATTTCGTGGCTGATAATAGACGCCATCTGCCCAATGGCCGCCAAGCGTTCCGCCTTTACCAACTCCTTACTGGCCGCTTTCAATTCGTGGGTTCTTTCTTCCACCCGTTTTTCCAGCGCTT of Elusimicrobium sp. An273 contains these proteins:
- a CDS encoding hybrid sensor histidine kinase/response regulator; this encodes MEKQVKILVVDDDNNLRETLVDLLEIEGYKVYQAGDAAECLEICANEFFNVILMDYNLPGETGLDLIRKIRSFNQDSQIIMITAYASLNAIMEAMQESVYDFLMKPVDFDYLKRTINRALDKYFLEQSNKELLAQLKTRNEDLDRLNNMKSKFFSIVSHDLSNSLMTLKMSFDMLKKKMNPDEDQKKKMMFMDESISQIEHLIKDLVDWAAIEKGKLRIEKTRFELTESLKKTVEIFRAKGAKRNIRVTFESCGAVPVFADEKRIRQVISNILENAVRHTPDNGTIEIVVSKIDEKNAKVSVTDSGDGIDPEQAPNLFTSFTQLGDKSRVGRLGLGLSIAKDIVVNHGGRIWAHSEGLGKGATFNFTLPITNS
- a CDS encoding TadE/TadG family type IV pilus assembly protein encodes the protein MHFIRHAVWKLQDRKAQILLPSVLLAPIFILVIYLLFETAKVSMTKVRQQFALDNAAYSQVSSASTYLNAVAMVNGPLPYRVMLYYKDQKLNPKETAAQAGKQPISIFELFYHGGGVPTIAPNYDTGINNPPPAEKDDWGVRYDPAIQDFPRTDWEREDPREPDSNTWVPVVSRSLVNDYYFPALRYATVVIQNYLETYVQVGSIYESQSYVYKEVSKNAVMFREAYYLNTNDCKKSDCARQSASQLRRYITLSTKPFELDKVRFYASDSGLSGEHGGAINLDLPMSEIIKTKLFQFAYLDSSSRSKLRTLGRGVVLKQPFKLPRNHFNINLEQKYKPYVRNTVVLSCPRNSNNCVWPDPLPKYTVTLDP
- a CDS encoding response regulator transcription factor, whose translation is MNKKKKVTVLIADDQTLFREGIKDVLTGEKWIEVVGEAADGLEAVAKAKKLKPDVVLMDIKLPKMDGINATRQIRQACPEVNVLMLSSFEDEAHVLDAIQAGANGYLSKMLPAAELVNSIKTFTSEGLMIPQQLMGKLLHGLRKMGNNGMPSQATLTKTEIKVMDYLGKGLSNKELAKELNCSVKTIKNHLNSAFHKLGVSSRTEAVVKAIEKGLISSEGTIVPDDNDGE